A region of [Bacteroides] pectinophilus DNA encodes the following proteins:
- a CDS encoding thiamine pyrophosphate-binding protein — translation MKIRLADYVSQFLVDNGITHGFTVTGGGAMHLNDALGHQAGLTMVYNHHEQACAIAAESYARINNKIAVLCVTTGPGGTNALTGVVGGWLDSIPMLVISGQVRYDTTARSTGLNIRAMGDQEFDITRAVASMTKYCEMIEDPRRIAYALEKSMYLANTGRPGPCWIDIPVNYQGTIIDTDELIHFDVTEYERENAYTIAPKVTDETADAILDRIAAARRPVFYAGNGIRISGGYEEFKKLTDRLNIPVVTCWDSIDAIYDEHPLYVGRGGIMGDRAGNFAVQNSDLVFASGNRLSIRQVGYTWKTWAREAYVIVNDVDRDEMRKPTLHVDMPVWADAKDLLAKLNERLDARGITQGKTFWNGEEWLSRCADWKKRYPVVLPKHYEDTNHTNVYAFIKELSSRLEPGQVTVVGNGSACVVGSHAYVIKKDQRFIINSAIASMGYDLPAAIGACVAHHGNAALHGRSLARQNQEPAGEDTKKDIICISGDGSIQMNIQELQTIIHHRMPIKIFMINNEGYHSIRQTQTNLFHKNFVGIGPQSEDLSFPDMSKLAPAYGYPYFSCDSNTDLGRVLDEALAVDGPVFVEIFVSKEQNFEPKSATKRLEDGTLVSPPLEDLAPFLDRDEFHKNMIIEPLS, via the coding sequence ATGAAGATAAGGCTTGCTGATTATGTATCGCAGTTTCTTGTTGACAATGGAATAACTCATGGCTTTACTGTAACAGGTGGAGGAGCCATGCACCTTAATGATGCTCTCGGACATCAGGCAGGGCTTACTATGGTGTACAACCACCATGAGCAGGCGTGTGCAATAGCAGCGGAGAGCTATGCAAGAATCAATAATAAGATTGCGGTTCTCTGTGTTACAACCGGACCGGGTGGAACTAATGCACTTACGGGAGTTGTCGGAGGCTGGCTTGATTCAATCCCTATGCTTGTTATATCAGGACAGGTACGTTACGATACAACGGCAAGAAGCACAGGGCTTAATATACGTGCAATGGGAGATCAGGAATTCGATATCACCAGAGCAGTTGCTTCAATGACTAAGTATTGTGAGATGATTGAGGATCCAAGGCGTATTGCATATGCCCTTGAGAAGTCGATGTATCTTGCCAATACAGGGCGTCCGGGTCCATGCTGGATAGATATTCCGGTTAATTATCAGGGAACTATAATAGATACGGACGAGCTGATACATTTTGATGTAACTGAATATGAGCGCGAGAATGCATATACTATTGCACCGAAGGTTACTGATGAGACAGCAGATGCGATTCTTGACAGAATAGCAGCAGCCAGAAGACCTGTATTCTATGCCGGCAACGGTATAAGGATATCAGGCGGATATGAGGAATTCAAAAAGCTTACAGACAGGCTTAACATACCTGTTGTCACATGCTGGGACAGCATAGATGCAATATATGATGAACACCCTCTGTATGTCGGCCGCGGCGGAATCATGGGAGACCGTGCCGGCAACTTTGCGGTGCAGAACAGTGATCTTGTGTTTGCATCCGGCAACAGGCTGAGCATCCGTCAGGTAGGATATACATGGAAGACATGGGCAAGAGAAGCTTATGTAATAGTTAACGATGTTGACCGTGATGAGATGAGAAAGCCTACGCTTCATGTTGATATGCCTGTATGGGCAGACGCAAAGGATCTTCTTGCCAAGCTTAACGAGAGACTTGATGCAAGAGGAATAACACAGGGAAAGACATTCTGGAACGGAGAAGAGTGGCTTTCAAGATGTGCAGACTGGAAGAAGAGATATCCGGTAGTGCTTCCTAAGCATTATGAGGATACCAACCACACTAATGTGTATGCATTTATTAAGGAATTAAGCTCAAGGCTTGAACCAGGACAGGTTACGGTAGTAGGCAACGGTTCTGCATGCGTTGTGGGAAGTCATGCATATGTGATAAAGAAGGATCAGAGATTTATAATTAATTCCGCAATCGCTTCAATGGGATATGACCTTCCGGCAGCAATCGGCGCATGCGTTGCACACCACGGCAATGCCGCACTTCACGGAAGAAGTCTGGCAAGACAGAATCAGGAGCCGGCAGGAGAGGATACGAAGAAGGATATTATCTGCATAAGCGGTGACGGAAGCATACAGATGAATATTCAGGAGCTTCAGACTATAATCCATCACAGAATGCCGATTAAGATATTCATGATTAATAATGAGGGATATCATTCCATAAGACAGACACAGACAAATCTTTTCCATAAGAACTTTGTCGGAATAGGCCCGCAGAGTGAGGATCTGAGCTTTCCTGATATGTCAAAGCTTGCACCGGCTTACGGATATCCGTATTTTTCATGCGACTCCAATACAGATCTTGGCAGAGTGCTTGATGAGGCGCTTGCGGTTGACGGACCTGTATTTGTAGAGATATTTGTTTCAAAGGAACAGAACTTTGAACCGAAGTCGGCGACAAAGAGACTTGAAGACGGAACACTTGTGTCACCTCCGCTGGAGGATCTGGCACCATTCCTTGACAGGGATGAATTCCATAAGAATATGATAATAGAACCTTTATCATGA
- a CDS encoding NAD(P)-dependent oxidoreductase encodes MQGMQSAIVTGPTGAVGMALINNLISHGIRVAAVVRPGSARAARIKDNPLLTKVECGLDELDKLKDRLARAGFRTGSADERMGGLVFYHLGWDGTFGNSRNNMHGQNLNVKYSLDAVDAANECGCEGWIGTGSQAEYGRFEGKLNAQVPAFPENGYGIAKLCAGQMTRIACSQYGMRHVWTRILSIYGPYDGEKTMVMSTIAALLDGRIPDCTKGEQEWDYLYSDDAGRALMLLGQSGHDGKIYCIGSGRTRPLREYIEDIRDAVNPDAQINFGAVDYAPKQVFYLCADISDLHDDTGFEPSTAFADGIKDTINYLKSEKFNEKN; translated from the coding sequence ATGCAGGGGATGCAAAGCGCCATAGTTACCGGACCTACGGGTGCGGTGGGAATGGCATTGATTAATAATTTAATATCTCACGGAATACGTGTGGCAGCAGTTGTAAGACCGGGGTCGGCAAGGGCAGCAAGAATAAAGGATAATCCGCTGCTTACGAAGGTGGAATGCGGGCTTGATGAGCTTGATAAGCTAAAAGACCGCCTTGCACGGGCCGGATTTAGGACTGGAAGTGCGGATGAACGCATGGGAGGACTTGTATTCTATCACCTCGGCTGGGATGGAACATTCGGTAACAGCCGTAATAATATGCACGGGCAGAATCTTAATGTGAAGTATTCGCTTGATGCGGTGGATGCCGCCAATGAATGCGGATGTGAGGGCTGGATAGGAACAGGTTCGCAGGCAGAATACGGAAGGTTTGAGGGAAAGCTTAATGCACAGGTGCCGGCATTCCCGGAGAATGGTTACGGAATAGCCAAGTTATGCGCAGGCCAGATGACAAGGATTGCATGTTCACAGTACGGAATGCGCCATGTGTGGACAAGAATATTAAGCATATACGGACCATATGACGGCGAGAAGACCATGGTAATGAGCACCATAGCTGCGTTGCTTGACGGAAGGATACCTGATTGTACGAAGGGTGAGCAGGAATGGGACTATCTCTATTCGGATGATGCAGGACGTGCACTGATGCTTCTCGGTCAGAGCGGTCATGATGGTAAGATATACTGTATAGGAAGCGGAAGAACAAGACCGCTGAGAGAATACATTGAAGATATCAGGGATGCGGTTAATCCGGATGCACAGATTAATTTTGGAGCTGTGGATTATGCACCAAAGCAGGTATTTTACCTGTGTGCGGACATAAGTGACCTGCATGATGATACTGGATTTGAACCGTCAACTGCGTTTGCAGACGGAATAAAAGATACCATAAACTATTTAAAAAGTGAGAAATTCAATGAAAAAAATTAG
- a CDS encoding glycosyltransferase family 2 protein, which yields MKKISIMVPCYNEEENVEPLSKAIIEMFAKDLPQYDYEIVFIDNDSSDTTRVRLRRLCEGNLRIKAIFNAKNFGQFNSPYYGILQTTGDCTIPVCADFQDPIEMIPELVHKWEEGYKIVCAVKTRSKENPVMYWLRSVYYRTIKKMSSTEQIEQFTGFGLYDRSFVQVLRDLKDPIPFIRGIVGELGYKRTEIEYEQPQRRAGKTHNNFYTLYDAAMLSFTSYTKIGLRLATFIGAVTAVISVIIAIVYLVLKLLYWNRFSAGMAPLVILVCIFGSLILIFLGLMGEYILSINQRVMNRPLVIEEERLNFDIGTPQEEEMAKENTDVHNR from the coding sequence ATGAAAAAAATTAGCATAATGGTTCCTTGCTATAACGAGGAAGAGAATGTAGAGCCGCTTTCTAAGGCAATTATTGAGATGTTTGCAAAAGACCTTCCGCAGTATGACTATGAGATAGTATTTATTGATAATGATTCTTCGGATACAACAAGAGTGAGACTTAGAAGACTCTGTGAGGGTAATCTAAGGATTAAGGCAATATTTAATGCCAAGAATTTTGGACAGTTTAACTCACCATATTATGGAATCCTTCAGACAACGGGAGATTGTACGATACCTGTATGTGCCGACTTCCAGGATCCTATAGAGATGATACCTGAGCTTGTGCATAAGTGGGAGGAAGGCTATAAGATTGTATGTGCGGTCAAGACGAGAAGTAAGGAGAATCCCGTTATGTACTGGCTGCGCTCAGTATATTACAGAACAATCAAGAAAATGTCTTCGACAGAGCAGATTGAGCAGTTTACCGGCTTCGGACTGTATGACAGGTCATTTGTACAGGTGCTTCGCGACTTAAAGGATCCGATTCCGTTTATCAGGGGAATCGTAGGAGAGCTTGGTTACAAACGCACAGAGATAGAGTACGAGCAGCCGCAGAGACGTGCCGGCAAGACACATAATAATTTTTATACACTGTATGATGCAGCGATGCTTAGCTTTACGTCATATACCAAGATAGGACTGAGACTTGCAACATTTATCGGGGCGGTAACAGCGGTGATAAGTGTTATTATTGCGATTGTATATCTTGTACTTAAGCTCCTGTACTGGAACAGATTCTCGGCAGGAATGGCACCGCTTGTAATTCTTGTGTGCATATTCGGTTCACTGATACTCATATTCCTCGGGCTTATGGGAGAATATATACTCAGTATCAACCAGCGTGTAATGAACAGACCGCTTGTAATAGAAGAAGAGAGACTTAATTTTGACATTGGAACACCTCAGGAAGAGGAAATGGCGAAGGAGAATACAGATGTACACAATAGATGA
- a CDS encoding LicD family protein: MYTIDDVHHYNDLLLAEVDRICKKHDIAYYMDSGTLIGAVRHNGNIPWDDDVDITMKRADYEKFIDVCKAGELADGYELVLPKDYGENHFFDFIPHVAFTKSTIKPDNDEMKFYNGKQNHMLLDIFVLDEISPSPLAQKWKVLRLQFLYMLSWAHRYKIDYSEYSAAQRVIVAIMSHVGKLFKQSSIEKRFTKIAMNDNGKGYDKLFSAYYPFDQIHFIYDRSWFDNAVRLPFDEYEFDAPQGYDNVLRTMFGSYMELPPEDKRVAEHYDVTSEYFTIME; the protein is encoded by the coding sequence ATGTACACAATAGATGATGTTCACCACTATAATGACCTGCTGCTTGCTGAGGTTGACAGAATCTGCAAAAAGCATGACATAGCATATTATATGGACAGCGGCACTCTTATCGGTGCCGTAAGGCATAATGGTAATATTCCGTGGGATGACGATGTTGATATAACAATGAAACGCGCGGATTACGAGAAGTTCATAGATGTATGTAAGGCAGGAGAGCTTGCTGACGGATATGAGCTCGTGCTCCCTAAAGATTATGGTGAGAATCATTTCTTTGATTTTATTCCGCATGTGGCTTTTACTAAGAGTACAATTAAGCCGGATAATGATGAGATGAAGTTCTATAACGGTAAGCAGAACCATATGCTTCTTGATATATTTGTGCTTGATGAGATAAGTCCGTCACCGCTTGCACAGAAGTGGAAGGTGTTAAGGCTTCAGTTTTTATATATGCTTTCATGGGCTCACAGATATAAGATTGATTACAGTGAGTATTCGGCAGCGCAGCGCGTAATTGTTGCGATTATGTCACATGTCGGAAAGCTTTTTAAGCAGAGCTCAATAGAGAAGCGTTTTACAAAGATTGCGATGAATGATAACGGCAAAGGTTATGATAAGCTTTTCTCAGCATATTATCCGTTTGACCAGATACATTTTATATATGACAGATCATGGTTTGACAATGCGGTAAGGCTTCCGTTTGACGAATATGAATTCGATGCACCGCAGGGCTATGACAATGTGCTCAGGACAATGTTCGGCAGCTATATGGAGCTTCCGCCTGAGGATAAGAGGGTTGCGGAGCATTATGACGTGACGAGTGAATATTTTACTATAATGGAATGA